In Schizosaccharomyces osmophilus chromosome 1, complete sequence, the genomic window TGacttctttaaaatatgaaaaagtttcCGGGAGTATATGATATCTTACCAGACCAAACtatccaaaaatattttacaaaagaatgCTGGGCTTTATAGATAAATTTCCAACGGAATACTTTAcaagatttaaaaaataaattccTTATTTACATCGAGCAAATCCCCATTCTAGATCtcaataatattttttcatgaatTAATTCCctaaatttttataatctCCAAGCGTTTTCCTTATTAAGTGTAGAAAACTGTGGGTATGGCACAAAATTAACGAAAGCGCTGAAACTATTAAATGTCCATTATTAAAAATCGTCAATACTTGCTAGTCATCACGTTTAATCAGGAATATCTAGCAGGTCATTTTGAAATAAGTTCGTGTAAACAGGCCTTGGAAAATTGTAAGACCAATCCTTTATTTACGACCGTTATAGACTATTAAACCCATCCGTCATTCTAAAAATTGCCATTCAATAAATCACGAGCAAAGAGGTAAGGTGGCCTCAATATATTTTGGTGAAACAGGtaaattatgaaaaaaaggagaataaatacaaaaccGCTCAACCTTGACAATTCATTATATAGATGTTTATATGCTGTATTTCCTGCACTCTATTAACGTTGAAAGCGTTCTATATAGAAATACAGCTCAGTCATCCTTATAGTCCTCAGTAGGCGTATACAATTTTTGACCACAGTGAGAGCATGTAAGCGAATATGCGAATGTGTTAATATCCCGTATTTTCCTAGAAACGTGAAATAAATAGTTACCACATTTAGTACATTCCATGCgatctttttcaaaaaatatttgattGTTCTCATCCTTGGAAGAAGGTGCTAAAGATGAAGCAGCCTTGACAGGATCAGTTTGGTTAATATCTTTCTTCGAAGCTCCCTTTTGCTTTGCAGTATTTAAGGCTCTAGAAACATTCGTATTATTGACATCCAAGTCATTCATTGAATAGTAAGCCATAGAAGAAGCCCCTTCTTGTAGCATCATCATATCAACACGCTTTAAAGCTTCAGAATCATCCATGCCCAGTTGTATTTCTTGAGTTTCTGTAGCCACCTCATTTGGTGCACCCCGATTCTcatgtttttttggtttttgggAAGTTTGTTTGGATGAGACCGAAGGATGCCTTGACCGGTTTAATGAGAAGGGCTTATTTTTTAGACTCCGCAGGGAAttattacttttattttttactagAGAAGGTAAGCTAAAGCCCTCATTGCTTCCCTGTCGGGAATTTCtagcttcaaaagaagaatcctGGCGAAAAACCCGAATGCGGCCGTCTAAATCTCCACATACAATTATATGGCCATTGTTCACTTCAGGTGGCAGCCAATTTATcgaaattttttgattattcGTTACCCGTGAAGGATTGAAAGAAGCTTCTGAACCGACTGACGTCCGCCGAGCTGTAATTGCTGCAGCATACAGCGGATCACCAGCCATTAACAACAGCTGCTTTGTTCGGACTGGAACAAAAACTGCAGTAGTAATCGGCCTCATAGAAGCTTTAAAATGTTCATAGGATtgtttcttgcttttctgcATATGTGGCGGTGGAACATCCCAGACATAAACTTGATGATCTTCACTACCGCAGATTATATgcttcaattcttcatcaaaagaTGATTTATTCTGGCTTTGTTCGTTTAGATGACCTTTGAACTTAATTTCGAGGCTCTTATCACGAAGATTATATACCCGAATTCGAGAGTCATTTGTAGTAATAAGCATCTCTGTATCCCCAGCGACGTTTTCAATTATTCGTGTGCGAGTTTCAATGCCAGTaattttgcttccttttgcATTTCTACCTCGAGAACTTCGAATATGTATTTGAGTACGAAATCGAAGCCCTCGGGTGTCATAAAATAAGCACAAGCCAACAAATGTTCCAGCAATTGCCAAACCCCCGTCCGGACTAAAAGCAACTGCTGTGATCAATTCTGGCAGCTCATTCCAATGGGCTACATTCTTGTCTTTAATTGACCACAATCGTAATTTGCAGTCTAAGGAtccagaaagaaaaaatcggTCATCTTTAGGATGAAAAGCTATTGAGGTGACGAAATCAGAGTGTTCAAAACAGCACAAGCAATCTTTACGAAGAGGATGCCATAAACGGACGGTTCTGTCCATGGACGAGCTAAGTagaaaattgtttttgctcCAAGAAATATCTAGTATATCTGCGGTGTGCCCTACATACTGTTGTATAGGG contains:
- the wdr44 gene encoding WDR44 family, WD repeat protein translates to MNDNLPHIRIHSPKGSSENNDANRQDDQLVTMNKDVRSKRQPDRQSSEVERSSSARSHFTSSNSDFPNNSSRDGLNLLDPLSQHIMSRTRSSNSPSKIGVQNQSLTSARTSFTNSERRNNSNFSPGSENETITGNLPNLEANQARHANGRRSSIFSRVLGNRSSIFNHRGLEDNAEDDDKDAVDGISRVEGNAADPFSWISKGKNQWEAPSRYIRVRSHKTKQKSFGHLFLAQELHCKPAMASVYNYYYNATPDPIPYSSDVPCKSSSSGLSAVQNAEYSQNDIHLSDDNPYVDEMHPNYHPSYSHRQTRDPSIHSDTVIQTVKEDENPINCAIWAMKFSRDGRFLAVGGQDKILRVWQVLDRGQARKYDASSEPGNFTSKLDLGAPVFTSSPIQQYVGHTADILDISWSKNNFLLSSSMDRTVRLWHPLRKDCLCCFEHSDFVTSIAFHPKDDRFFLSGSLDCKLRLWSIKDKNVAHWNELPELITAVAFSPDGGLAIAGTFVGLCLFYDTRGLRFRTQIHIRSSRGRNAKGSKITGIETRTRIIENVAGDTEMLITTNDSRIRVYNLRDKSLEIKFKGHLNEQSQNKSSFDEELKHIICGSEDHQVYVWDVPPPHMQKSKKQSYEHFKASMRPITTAVFVPVRTKQLLLMAGDPLYAAAITARRTSVGSEASFNPSRVTNNQKISINWLPPEVNNGHIIVCGDLDGRIRVFRQDSSFEARNSRQGSNEGFSLPSLVKNKSNNSLRSLKNKPFSLNRSRHPSVSSKQTSQKPKKHENRGAPNEVATETQEIQLGMDDSEALKRVDMMMLQEGASSMAYYSMNDLDVNNTNVSRALNTAKQKGASKKDINQTDPVKAASSLAPSSKDENNQIFFEKDRMECTKCGNYLFHVSRKIRDINTFAYSLTCSHCGQKLYTPTEDYKDD